From Microcoleus sp. bin38.metabat.b11b12b14.051:
TTAAAACGTGCAAACCTTCCCCCTGAACGCATTGTACATGGTTCAGCCGGAGCCTATCTAATGTTGAATGGTTTAGCAGGAGAACAGACTAAGTTAGAGATTGGGGACGCAACCCATATTCAAGCTCGATTAAAAACATTAACTGGAATTACCGATGAAGAAACTCTGAATAAAAATGGCACTGGGATTCCCGAAATTAAGGAGAAAATATTTAACTATATCAACACTGAGCGTGTCTCTATTTTAAAGAAAAGATGCGAAGCGTCTATCAATAAAATTTTCAGCAATTCTGAACAAATTTATCTTACAGTCAGCAAAAAGTATCCAGAAAATCCTGAAGAAGCCAAGCTATTTGAAGAAAATAATCGGCGGGTTTTATTTACAGAATGGTGGAATCGAAAATGGGAAACCATCAAAGCTGATTTACAAAAATACTATGAATATTCTATTGTCAACAAATCCTTAGACAGTTCTAATGCTAAGTCATTCACTCAAATAGAAAAATTTAGAGAACGATATTTACAAATCGTTGACAACGAAATGCAGAAACTCAGGGAGGAAACATTTAAAAAGAAAGATACCATTTTTCTTGCTAACTCAAATCCCGAATTTGACCGCATGAAAGCCAATTTTGCTTGGCGTGATGATTTGTACGGTGATATTAGTAAGCTTCTCTCTGCAATTGCTCATCAACTTGCTTTAGAACTTAAGGATGAAGCATTAAAATTAGTTGAATACATGACAAGTTTATTATGGGAAAGTAATCAAGTAAAACCCAGGCTCATTGAAAATTCAGAGGAATATTTTTTAGCAAAACTAGAGAATAGCTTAAGCGTATTATTTTTACGCTTTGCTCGTCCAGTTGCTGAAGCGCTGATTCGCGGCCCAGTTAATAGTGATACTCGAAATAAAATCATCAAAAGTTTAGGGGTAGATATTGAAATTATTGATAACTACTATAGTGGTGAAGAAGCTGCCTTTAAAGTTCTCAAAAAATATGTAAAGTATGGTTCAGATTTACTATTTAATTCTGAGATTCGGCAACAAGTATTAGGAGTTACAGGAGTAGCAACACAAATTGCTGGGGTAGCAGCGCAAATAGTGGTAGATGTTTCTAAAGACATAAAATTGCCACAAGAAGCTGTAGTTTTTGAGGTAGAAAATGATATTAATGCGTTTGAAGAATACTTACGCTATGCAATTTTTAGTGCTGCTGGTTTCGAGTCATACTGTATTCAAGAACTGAAGGGTTTAGTTGATAGTTTCCGAGACAAAGAAGGTACTTGGACTGGCGTTGCTCTCAATGAGTGGTTGCAGGAAAATCCACTTCTGTTTGCTGAAATACCTCATAATTTGAAGTCACAAGAATCGAATTTAGAAGTTAGCGAACGATTGAGGCAATTATCTATTGCTTTGAAAAGAAGTCGATCGCCGGAGGTATTGTGAGTGACTGAAAATACAGGAAAATAGACAAGATTGCAAAAGTCCTTTTAATCAAATTCTAGGACGGGCTCTCCGGCCCATTCCACAAGAAAAGATGATTTTTGTAGGATGGACATCTTGTCCGTCTTAGCTATTTTTGCAATCTTGTCTAATTTAACATTAAGTCTATGGGTACGATCGCCCAAAACATCTTCCGCCATCATCAATCAGCTTCTAATCCGCCGCCAAAATGCCGCCCCGATCGCAAAACTCAACCCCAACAACGTACATCTTTCGCTCGAAAGGCTATATGTTTGATCTATTTCTTTGCTTTGATAGATCGATCGCCTTTATCGCAACAATTACCAAAAAGTTGAAATTGTCACAAAAGTTTAAAATTCTCAAAGCTAGTACGATCTAATTAACAAAAATAAGTAAAAACATTGCCGGAGTAATTTATCAGTCTTGGACGCACTCCGACAAAGAAACCGGGTTTTTTCCCAAATCTGCGAATCATAGCGCGTCTTCTCGGAAAAACCCGGTTTCTGACCACCCGTGCGTCCAGGACTATTTATATGGATCTCGTCGTAGTCCAGAACTGTCATAATGGATTTGGTTTTACAGCTTACCACGGCAAGCCTCGCGCATCGGAAAAATCGGCATCGAGAACTGCCCCTGGATCGAATACAGCACCAGTCAAATCAGCTTTTCTAAACGACGTTACTGACAATTTTTCGATTTCTTCAACTGCGATAAAAAAGCCGATCGCAGTTAACCCCAAAATTACCCCAGAAACTAACAATAAACCAATTCCCCTCAGATTATCCCCCCCAAACAATGTCACAATACCGTTAGCCCCGATCGCAGCAGCAGCCCCCGCCACAGCCCCAGCGACAATTCCCGCCTCGCCCCGAGTCGCAGCAATCGCTGTCGCAGCCGTCCCCGCTACCGCCACAGCCCCCGCATCCGCCCCGCCAATCAATCCAACCAAAGCCCCAGCCACTGTCACAGTCACCGCAGTTACCCCCGCCCTAGCAATCAAATTTTTTACCCGCCGGCGGCTTTGTCCGCTTCTGACACCCTGAAA
This genomic window contains:
- a CDS encoding pentapeptide repeat-containing protein; translated protein: MIQPQNLNFANQNLRNRSFKGLDLSGANFSGCDIRGCNFTGAILRGANFQGVRSGQSRRRVKNLIARAGVTAVTVTVAGALVGLIGGADAGAVAVAGTAATAIAATRGEAGIVAGAVAGAAAAIGANGIVTLFGGDNLRGIGLLLVSGVILGLTAIGFFIAVEEIEKLSVTSFRKADLTGAVFDPGAVLDADFSDARGLPW
- a CDS encoding dynamin family protein; protein product: MDWKTASSYYETRLSDALNIQRHAVNLANLPQSEVPARLKDVLLQEAEPTRRQLERLKKREFRIAVVGLEKAGKSTFINAWLQCDLLPAKGGRCTFTTTQIYSVENESEQRLEVQARTEEEFINLLKELEKVGAKEDLNTIGFNEITLQQVRREGNLTFPFTRLEDIREPLKKYVADEKYAHAVLEARLYTNKLAQAEGIVFYDVPGLDSGLAKHVDEAQAMLSDCDAVILVQRFTSLREKELEIIKFTELGDKNVTVADKLFVFLSRIDSLGSAEALKTHIEEASQDWLKRANLPPERIVHGSAGAYLMLNGLAGEQTKLEIGDATHIQARLKTLTGITDEETLNKNGTGIPEIKEKIFNYINTERVSILKKRCEASINKIFSNSEQIYLTVSKKYPENPEEAKLFEENNRRVLFTEWWNRKWETIKADLQKYYEYSIVNKSLDSSNAKSFTQIEKFRERYLQIVDNEMQKLREETFKKKDTIFLANSNPEFDRMKANFAWRDDLYGDISKLLSAIAHQLALELKDEALKLVEYMTSLLWESNQVKPRLIENSEEYFLAKLENSLSVLFLRFARPVAEALIRGPVNSDTRNKIIKSLGVDIEIIDNYYSGEEAAFKVLKKYVKYGSDLLFNSEIRQQVLGVTGVATQIAGVAAQIVVDVSKDIKLPQEAVVFEVENDINAFEEYLRYAIFSAAGFESYCIQELKGLVDSFRDKEGTWTGVALNEWLQENPLLFAEIPHNLKSQESNLEVSERLRQLSIALKRSRSPEVL